A genomic window from Fusarium oxysporum Fo47 chromosome VIII, complete sequence includes:
- a CDS encoding fungal-specific transcription factor domain-containing protein: protein MQQDALNSDPGDDARSDTPTKTAHPLSMQKLTSQSESKIDHLSVKLDKVLASIENLESSFGQIDTSAPSTRTNLAENTPLSLAGSALLHKTPVEDHSGSELQRDAVLATQAAFATKFAQKAVDSSHLLQVSPDVRPCLDALRDELKERGPGHGDPKPPETRGISAGASQHHFTLPPIQLAMAAIHKLKGRFCWCMEIDVGQFVDYFFTVYSGTPSLADLIIVHCGLHNLLVPYGNQQKDKTSQDNIKSQAALCQQNLESILANLPFSIPSTYDFALALLMATTYFVQRCSMSQAWSYLAAAAQICLTLGYHREVPSKPEKKQERQRRVRLFWLVYIMDKLLALRLNRPSLLRDRDITVSYESYGETAVDSSLPIAPKWIKMGMLYGRIYDEIFSPGALLQPSTPRETRARELAVELDCLFDSKDPVEVGQYNILIYDTF, encoded by the exons atgCAACAAGACGCCCTGAACAGCGATCCAGGCGACGATGCACGCTCTGACACCCCTACAAAGACAGCCCATCCTCTATCG ATGCAGAAACTTACATCCCAAAGCGAGTCCAAAATCGACCATCTTTCAGTAAAGCTCGACAAGGTTCTTGCATCCATCGAGAATCTTGAATCTTCCTTTGGCCAAATAGATACTAGTGCCCCCAGCACGCGAACGAACCTTGCAGAAAATACGCCCCTGTCATTGGCAGGCTCAGCTCTGCTTCACAAGACACCCGTTGAGGATCATTCCGGCTCGGAGCTGCAGAGAGACGCTGTCTTGGCCACGCAAGCTGCGTTTGCCACCAAGTTTGCGCAGAAGGCTGTTGATAGTAGCCATCTGCTACAGGTCTCGCCAGATGTCAGGCCCTGCTTAGACGCGTTGAGGGATGAGCTCAAAGAAAGAGGGCCTGGTCATGGGGATCCGAAGCCGCCTGAGACCCGCGGAATCTCGGCCGGTGCGAGTCAGCACCACTTCACGCTGCCTCCCATTCAACTTGCTATGGCTGCGATCCATAAGCTCAAAGGCAG GTTCTGCTGGTGCATGGAGATAGATGTCGGCCAGTTTGTCGATTACTTCTTCACTGTGTACTCTGGGACTCCGTCGCTGGCTGACCTCATCATTGTCCATTGCGGTCTGCACAACCTCCTTGTACCATATGGAAATCAGCAAAAGGACAAGACGTCGCAAGACAATATCAAGTCTCAAGCCGCACTATGCCAACAGAATCTGGAATCAATTCTAGCCAATCTGCCGTTTAGTATCCCTTCGACATATGACTTTGCCCTTGCTCTTCTCATGGCT ACCACCTATTTCGTCCAGCGATGCAGCATGtctcaagcttggagctACCTCGCAGCTGCTGCACAGATCTGTCTCACTTTGGGGTATCATCGTGAGGTACCTAGTAAACCAGAGAAGAAACAAGAGCGGCAGCGAAGAGTTCGGCTCTTTTGGCTGGTTTACATAATGGACAAACTTCTTGCCTTGCGTCTGAACCGACCATCACTCCTCCGAGATAGAGACATCACCGTATCATACGAAAGCTACGGTGAGACGGCTGTAGATTCCTCACTACCCATTGCTCCTAAGTGGATCAAGATGGGTATGCTGTACGGCAGGATATACGACGAGATATTCAGCCCTGGCGCGCTGTTACAACCGTCGACGCCACGAGAGACTAGAGCTCGGGAACTAGCTGTTGAACTTGATTGTCTATTTGACAGCAAGGATCCAGTTGAAGTAGGCCAATACAACATCTTGATATACGACACATTCTAA
- a CDS encoding P-loop containing nucleoside triphosphate hydrolase protein: protein MASAVVEKEAIQLGDAAAAIERKSPPGASSTQEKRSSFQDYIRIAHYGRPVDYLLGSIGILAAIGSGVAFAMVNLIIGDFISIMTDFTASGSAPDGFMSQVSKSALYFVYIAIARFICTYVYSSLLTYTALRITRNLRYEYLKSALGQEVGYFDQGASVSISMQATSNGKLIQSGISEKLGQVFQAIATFFACFIIAFISQWKLTLILMSIVPALLIIVGIVGGLDAAIETKILKLYGQAGSFVETVLASIRTTKAFGLAPRMSDQYSNILHEARVLGDRKNALYSFMFGGISMLARGEVSKIGTIFTVLFSVILAASTLNSIAPHMVTFSRAATAAGELFQLIDRESRINPFDDSGDKPTTTQGSLELKDIVFSYPSRPDTRVLNGYSLSIPAGKVTALVGPSGSGKSTIIGLLERWYMPTSGSIELDGRSLEDLNLKWLRTNLRLVQQDPVLFNGTPWEHDCPEEKLRRVQTAAQTAFADGFIQALPQGYDTCVGERGSLLSGGQKQRIAIARSLISEPKVLLLDEATSALDPYAESAVQKALDAASKDRTTIVIAHKLKTIQNADNIVVMDRGSIIEQGRHSDLVARGGTYAKLVQAQDLSTASSDDTSDTCSEIADEDIVLAPTNSLQKGQSATDKLPTSTDLQDYDLHKGTGIFRTVLKLVGLVPEIRLWILLVAATCIVGAGVYPGQTILLGRVMDVLKADDMQKQGNLLALMFFVMALGLIIVYGILGWATNVVSQTFAQRIREDLFSSIIRQDLAFFDRPENTVGALTSRIDSYAQAIFELMGFTIAIITMALVSVFVCGILSIAFSWKLGLVGVCAGIPPMLIGGYARIRLETKMDADMDANFSTSASLASETVTAIRTVSSLAIEQNVLRRYTSELDTAINRSRSPLFQIMIWFSLTQSIEYLILALGFWYGSKLVSENQITFYQFFVSFMGVYFSGQGAGQMFSFASSFTKANSAANYFFWLCDLEPTIQETIDNIDNAPADGCKSYDLKDLEFSYPLAPNNRVLKGLSLKLSKIEPGQFVAFVGASGCGKSTMVSLLERFYDPTNGKITIDGTSSLADLNPRLYRANVSLVQQEPTLFPTSIRENIVMGVDQAYCDLAEDGVSDKMVEAACRAANAWDFVSSLPDGLGTPCGTGGSQLSGGQRQRIAIARALIRNPNVILLDEATSALDTESEKVVQAALIEAATSGNRITIAVAHRLSTIFHADCIFVFHHGRIAEAGSHVDLIAQGGLYKKMSPQCVRNCCGVVQARLGEDQEWANKTANWFVGAWNTVKSWFSARDLVISSYSDWYRVGWGLGNDGSKPTSEWVARDFHITPYRLYKQQVTFPYTFELGIRVSSMKPARTYEFATTEPGIYTQMVLWNGDWSVGFNDPSDEPRVVEIRTRND, encoded by the exons ATGGCCTCTGCCGTGGTGGAAAAAGAGGCCATTCAGCTTGGCGATGCGGCGGCAGCCATCGAGCGAAAGTCACCTCCAGGTGCCAGTTCGACCCAAGAAAAGAGATCCAGTTTCCAAGATTACATT CGCATCGCTCATTATGGCCGCCCAGTCGATTACCTCCTTGGATCCATCGGAATCCTCGCCGCCATAGGCTCTGGCGTTGCCTTTGCCATGGTTAACCTCATTATCGGAGACTTTATTTCCATCATGACCGACTTCACTGCCTCCGGGTCTGCCCCTGATGGCTTCATGTCGCAAGTCTCCAAGTCTGC GCTTTACTTTGTTTACATCGCCATCGCGAGATTCATCTGCACTTATGTCTACTCGTCGCTCCTTACGTACACGGCCCTCAGAATCACCCGAAACCTGCGATACGAATACCTAAAATCAGCCCTTGGACAGGAAGTGGGCTACTTCGATCAAGGCGCCAGTGTCTCGATTTCTATGCAGGCCACTTCGAACGGCAAATTGATTCAGTCTGGTATTTCCGAGAAGCTGGGTCAAGTCTTCCAAGCTATCGCGACCTTCTTTGCCTGTTTTATAATCGCGTTTATCAGCCAGTGGAAGCTTACGCTTATCCTGATGTCTATTGTTCCCGCCCTCCTCATCATTGTGGGGATTGTTGGTGGCTTAGACGCCGCCATCGAGACAAAGATTCTCAAGCTCTATGGGCAGGCCGGTTCGTTTGTTGAGACTGTGCTTGCCAGTATCCGGACCACTAAGGCCTTTGGGCTCGCCCCAAGAATGTCAGACCAATATTCTAACATCCTCCATGAGGCACGAGTACTTGGCGACAGGAAGAATGCGCTCTATAGTTTTATGTTTGGAG GTATCAGCATGCTTGCTCGAGGAGAAGTTTCGAAGATAGGTACAATCTTCAC AGTGTTGTTCTCTGTCATATTGGCAGCTTCGACCCTCAACTCTATCGCCCCTCACATGGTTACGTTTAGCCGTGCCGCAACAGCTGCTGGAGAATTGTTCCAGTTGATCGATCGAGAGTCACGCATCAACCCCTTCGACGACTCTGGAGACAAACCAACCACTACACAGGGTTCCTTAGagctcaaggatatcgtTTTTAGCTACCCTTCCCGCCCTGACACTCGCGTTCTCAATGGATACTCACTGTCTATCCCGGCTGGCAAGGTTACGGCGCTAGTA GGCCCCAGCGGATCTGGCAAGAGTACTATCATTGGCCTCTTGGAAAGGTGGTATATGCCAACGTCTGGCTCCATTGAGCTAGATGGTAGAAGTCTTGAGGACCTCAACTTGAAGTGGCTCCGAACGAATCTACGACTTGTCCAGCAAGACCCTGTCCTATTCAATG GTACCCCATGGGAACACGATTGTCCAGAAGAGAAACTCCGCCGAGTACAGACCGCAGCTCAAACCGCCTTTGCCGATGGTTTCATCCAAGCACTTCCCCAAGGGTATGACACCTGTGTCGGTGAGAGAGGCAGTCTATTATCAGGCGGCCAGAAGCAAAGAATTGCTATTGCTCGCAGTCTAATATCTGAACCAAaggtccttcttcttgacgaggCTACCAGTGCCCTAGACCCTTATGCCGAGAGTGCTGTTCAGAAGGCACTCGATGCAGCTTCTAAAGACCGTACGACTATTGTTATAGCTCACAAGCTTAAAACGATACAGAATGCCGATAACATCGTTGTCATGGACCGAGGTTCCATAATTGAGCAGGGTCGCCATAGTGATCTAGTTGCTCGTGGGGGCACCTATGCCAAGCTGGTGCAAGCGCAGGACCTTTCAACTGCCAGTAGCGATGACACATCTGACACATGCTCTGAGATAGCTGATGAGGATATCGTTCTGGCACCTACGAATTCCCTGCAAAAGGGCCAAAGCGCGACTGACAAACTCCCTACCAGCACCGATCTCCAGGACTATGACCTACACAAAGGTACTGGTATTTTCAGGACCGTCTTGAAACTTGTCGGATTAGTTCCTGAGATAAGACTGTGGATTCTGCTCGTGGCGGCCACATGCATCGTGGGTG CTGGCGTTTACCCTGGCCAGACGATTCTTCTCGGACGGGTGATGGATGTTCTCAAAGCAGATGACATGCAGAAGCAAGGCAACTTGCTGGCGCTCATGTTTTTCGTTATGGCACTTGGCTTGATCATCGTCTACGGTATCCTAGGCTGGGCCACCAATGTCGTTTCCCAG ACTTTTGCTCAACGCATCCGAGAGGATCTGTTTTCTTCCATAATCCGCCAAGACCTTGCCTTCTTCGATCGTCCGGAAAATACAGTTGGTGCACTGACCAGCAGAATCGACTCGTACGCCCAGGCCATCTTTGAGCTCATGGGGTTTACGATTGCTATTATCACAATGGCACTGGTGTCAGTATTTGTCTGTGGTATACTGTCAATCGCTTTCTCTTGGAAACTCGGACTTGTGGGCGTGTGCGCTGGAATTCCTCCAATGCTTATAGGAGGTTATGCCAGGATACGTCTCGAGACCAAGATGGATGCCGACATGGATGCAAACTTCTCCACAAGTGCTTCGCTTGCTTCCGAGACGGTTACTGCTATAAGGACAGTATCGTCCCTCGCTATCGAACAAAATGTGCTTCGGAGGTATACTTCTGAGCTTGATACAGCCATTAATCGATCCAGAAGCCCCCTGTTCCAGATCATGATCTGGTTCTCACTGACACAGTCAATCGAGTATCTCATCCTAGCTTTAGGATTTTGGTACGGTTCCAAGTTGGTTTCTGAGAATCAGATCACCTTCTATCAGTTCTTCGTCTCTTTCATGGGGGTATACTTCTCTGGCCAAGGAGCAGGCCAGATGTTTAGTTTTGCAAGCA GTTTCACCAAGGCTAACTCAGCTGCCAACTACTTCTTCTGGCTTTGCGATCTCGAACCCACTATCCAAGAGACAATTGACAACATCGACAACGCCCCCGCTGATGGTTGTAAGTCCTACGACTTGAAGGACCTCGAGTTTTCATACCCCCTTGCTCCAAATAACCGCGTGCTGAAGGGCTTGTCTCTCAAG TTgtcaaagatcgaacccGGTCAATTCGTGGCATTTGTCGGCGCATCAG GATGCGGTAAAAGTACCATGGTCTCGCTCCTTGAACGATTCTACGATCCTACAAACGGCAAAATCACGATCGATGGTACATCCTCGTTAGCCGATCTCAACCCTCGATTGTATCGTGCAAATGTGTCCCTTGTCCAGCAGGAACCGACTCTCTTCCCAACCAGCATTCGCGAGAACATTGTCATGGGCGTTGATCAAGCATATTGCGACTTGGCTGAGGACGGAGTGAGTGACAAGATGGTCGAGGCTGCTTGCCGAGCTGCCAATGCATGGGACTTTGTTAGTTCCCTACCGGACGGCCTAGGCACGCCTTGTGGAACAGGCGGAAGTCAACTCTCTGGCGGCCAACGACAACGTATCGCTATCGCCAGGGCTTTAATTCGAAACCCCAATGTCATCCTTCTCGATGAAGCTACCAGCGCTTTAGATACGGAGTCTGAAAAGGTGGTTCAGGCTGCTTTGATAGAGGCTGCGACATCTGGAAACAGGATCACTATCGCTGTGGCTCATCGATTGTCTACGATCTTCCATGCTGATTGCATATTTGTATTTCATCATGGCCGAATTGCAGAGGCAGGATCGCATGTGGACTTGATTGCTCAGGGCGGGTTATACAAGAAGATGT CCCCTCAATGCGTCCGAAACTGTTGTGGAGTGGTTCAAGCGCGCTtgggagaagatcaagaatgGGCCAACAAGACAGCCAATTGGTTCGTTGGAGCCTGGAACACGGTCAAGTCGTGGTTTAGCGCAAGGGATCTTGTTATTTCATCATACTCTGATTGGTACCGTGTTGGCTGGGGTCTCGGCAATGACGGATCGAAGCCAACTTCTGAATGGGTCGCTAGGGACTTCCATATCACCCCATATCGCTTGTACAAGCAGCAGGTCACTTTTCCTTACACCTTCGAACTTGGTATTCGCGTTTCTAGCATGAAACCTGCGCGTACGTACGAGTTTGCTACTACGGAACCAGGCATCTATACTCAGATGGTGCTGTGGAATGGAGACTGGTCGGTTGGTTTCAATGATCCATCTGATGAGCCCAGAGTAGTTGAAATCCGTACCCGGAACGACTGA